The Streptomyces sp. NBC_00659 genomic interval ATGCCCAGCTGGACATAGGCGGAGTTGACGGACTCGCGCATCGCCTCACGCAGGTCGATCTGGTACGTGGGCGGGTTGAGGGACTGGCCGCCGTCGTTCGTCTGCAGCCACTCCTTGCCCTTGTCGTCCGTCCAGTCGGTTTTGTTGTAGTCCTTGATCTTGAGCTTGTTCTTGCCGCTGTACAGGCTCTTCGGCGAGACGATGGTGCGTTCGTCCTGCGCCTGGGCCGGGTCCCCCTCGGGGTCCCTGACTCCCCACGTCATGGCGGCGGCCAGCACGAAGGGCTTGAACGTCGAACCCACCTGGGCACCGGTCTGGTCGGCGTTGTCGGTGAAGTGCTTGGTCGCGTCCTCACCGCCGTAGATCGCCTCGATGGCACCGCTGGCCGGGTTGACGGACGCCCCGCCGAACTGGACGTACTTGTCGTTCTTCGGCCGCAGCTTGGGCTTGATGTTCGCCTTCTGGACCTTCTTCACCGCGTCTTCGAGCGCGTCGACCTTCTTCTTCTCGAAGGTCGTGTGGATCTCGTAGCCACCCTGGCGAAGCTTGGTCTCGGTGATCCCGGTCTTGTCGCTGTTCTGGGTCAGGTACGCGTTGGCCAGGTCGATCAGGTAACCGACCTGCCCGCCGAGCGCCGCGTTGGACCGCGGGGACTGGATCTCGGGGAACTTCGTGTACTTGGCGCGCTGTGCCGCGGTCAGGCGGCCGTCCTGGACCTCCTGGTCGAGGATCCAGCCCCAGCGTTCCTCGGCACGCTTGCGGTTGGCCTGCGGCGAGGCCGCGTCCCCGCCGATCGCCGCATTGCCCGCGGGGTCGTAGTACGTGGCGCCCTTGAGCACGGCCGCCAGGAAGGCGCACTGGTCCGGCTTCAGGTCCGTGGCCTTCTTGTTGAAGTACGCACGCGCCGCGGCCTGGATGCCGTAGGCGTTGCGCCCGTAGTACGCGGAGTTCAGATAGCCGGCCATGATGTCTTCTTTGGGCACCTTGGCCCCGACCTTGATCGAGACGAACAGCTCCCTGAGCTTGCGGGAGACCGTCTGCGACTGGTCCTCGAGCATGGCGTTCTTCACGTACTGCTGGGTGATGGTGGAACCACCCTGCGTCTGACCGCCCTTGGCCATGTTCACGAAGGCACGGGCGATACCCATCGGGTCGACGCCGCTGTCGGTCTCGAACGTCTTGTTCTCGGCCGACATCACCGCCCAGCGCATCTCCTTGGGGATCTCGGCGTAGCCGATGATCTGGCGGTTGGCCTCACCACCGGTGGCGACCATCTGGCTGCCGTCGGCCCAGTAGTAGACGTTGTTCTGTGCCTTGGCGGTCTTGCCAATGTCCGGGATGCCCACGAGGGCGTAGGCAACGCTGGCGGCCGCGACCATGCTGCCCAGGAAGCCGATGAACAGGCCCGACACGAGCTTCCAGGAAGGCACCCAGCGCGCGGCGCCGTACCTGCCCGCGCGCGGGTAGTCGATGATGCGTTTCTTGGCAGGCTCGGGAGCGCGGCCTCGACCGCGTCCGGGACCGCCCGGACCCGGGGGACCACCACGTCGGCCGCCCCCGCCTCCGGGACCGCCGCCGTGACCCGCGCCCTCGGCGGCTCTGCGACGGCTTCCGCCGTTTCCGCGCTGCGTGGCACGCCGCGCGTCGGCACGGCTGCCGTACGGACTCTCTTCACCCCCCGGGCCGTATGGATCGGAAGGAGACCCGGTGGCGTCTCGCGGTGCATCGCGGCGGCCTGCGGACGGGCCTGCCTGCGGCTGGCCGCGCCGGGCCGCGGCACGTCCGCCGCCCTGCGGCTGCGGCGGTTTGCGACGGTGCTCGCTCATCGAACGATTACTCCTCGGGCAGGCGCACCTTTGCGCGCCTGGAAACGGCGGCTGGTTTCCGGTCCCCCCGAAGTACGGATGCGGTCGATCGCGCATTCACCCGTACTGCACCAAAGACGTTGACGTACTCAGACGTCACTCGGTTCCCGGTGGTGTCCATCCCGCACAGACTACGCATCGCCAAAACCTGACTAACACCGAAGTTCACCCCAAATCAGGCAACTTGCTTCGTATGAATCGGTGATGTGACGCCGTTCACTCCGCTCCCTCTTGTCGCATCCGCAGGGTCGTTCTATCGTGCTGATGTATCGAGTCGATACATCAGCCCGGCATAAAGCCCGTGCCGACGAGACAGCGACAGGGAGGGGGCGACGATGAGCCGGCGTGCCGGGATCCTCGAGTTCGCCGTACTCGGCCTGCTCCGCGAGTCCCCGATGCACGGCTATGAGCTGCGCAAACGACTCAATACGTCACTGGGTGTGTTCCGTGCCTTCAGTTACGGAACGCTCTACCCGTGCCTCAAGACGCTGGTCGCCAACGGCTGGTTGATCGAGGAATCAGGATCCACACCCGAAGACGCCCTGTCGGCAACACTCGCGGGACGTCGCGCCAAGATCGTCTACCGATTGACGGCGGAAGGTAAGGATCACTTCGAGGAGCTTCTCGCGCAGACGGGTCCCGACGCGTACGAGGACGAGCACTTCGCTGCTCGCTTCGCGTTCTTCGGGCAGACGTCACGCGATGTACGCATGCGCGTACTGGAAGGTCGCCGCAGCCGTCTGGAGGAGCGCCTCGAGAAGATGCGCGCCTCGCTGGCGCGCACCCGGGAGCGCCTCGACGACTACACGCTTGAGCTCCAGCGCCACGGAATGGAGTCCGTGGAGCGCGAAGTGCGCTGGCTGAACGAGCTCATCGAGAGCGAGCGGGCCGGACGGGACGTCAAGCGTCCCGGTACGGATGGCTCCGCTCAGCAGGACAACACATCTGGAGAGACGGGCGGCCTGCCCCGGCACCGGGACAGCCCCCGGCCGGATCCGTCCGACGACACCGCCACGTGAGGCCCCGTTCGGGGTTTCACCGATAGACACAGGGAGCAACCGGAATGGGTTCGGTTCGCGTAGCCATCGTCGGCGTGGGCAACTGCGCCGCCTCGCTGGTTCAGGGCGTCGAGTACTACAAGGACGCCGATCCGGCGGCCAAGGTACCCGGCCTGATGCACGTCCAGTTCGGCGACTACCACGTCGGTGACGTCGAGTTCGTCGCCGCGTTCGACGTCGACGCGAAGAAGGTCGGCCTCGACCTCTCCGACGCCATCGGTGCCAGCGAGAACAACACCATCAAGATCTGCGACGTCCCGAACAAGGGCATCACGGTCCAGCGCGGTCACACCCTGGACGGTCTCGGTAAGTACTACCGCATGACCATCGAGGAGTCCGCCGAGGCGCCGGTCGACATCGTCCAGATCCTCAAGGACAAGCAGGTCGACGTCCTCGTCTGCTACCTGCCCGTCGGTTCCGAGGCCGCGGCGAAGTTCTACGCCCAGTGCGCCATCGACGCCAAGGTCGCCTTCGTCAACGCGCTCCCGGTCTTCATCGCCGGCACCAAGGAGTGGGCGGACAAGTTCACCGAGGCGGGCGTCCCGATCGTCGGCGACGACATCAAGTCGCAGGTCGGCGCGACCATCACGCACCGTGTGATGGCGAAGCTGTTCGAGGACCGCGGTGTCCGTCTTGAGCGCACCATGCAGCTCAACGTCGGCGGCAACATGGACTTCAAGAACATGCTGGAGCGCGACCGCCTCGAGTCCAAGAAGATCTCGAAGACGCAGGCCGTCACCTCGCAGATCCCCGACCGTGAGCTGGGCGAGAAGAACGTCCACATCGGTCCCTCGGACTACGTGGCCTGGCTCGACGACCGCAAGTGGGCGTACGTCCGCCTCGAGGGCCGTGCCTTCGGCGACGTCCCGCTGAACCTGGAGTACAAGCTCGAGGTCTGGGACTCCCCGAACTCGGCCGGTGTCATCATCGACGCCGTGCGCGCCGCGAAGATCGCCAAGGACCGCGGTATCGGCGGCCCGATCCTCTCCGCGTCGAGCTACTTCATGAAGTCCCCGCCGGTCCAGTACTTCGACGACGAGGCCTTCGCCAACGTCGAGAAGTTCATCAAGGGCGAGGTCGAGCGCTAAAGCACGCCTGCTTGCTCGCTGTCGAGGGTCCCCGGGCTTACCGCCCGGGGACCCTCCTCGTATGTGAGGCTGTGCCCCATGGCCGTCGTGCGTGACCTGCGCGTCCTCCTGCGCTTCCAGGGATTCAGACGCCTGCTCGGTGTACGGCTGCTGTCCCAGGGCGCCGACGGCGTCTACCAGGTCGCGCTGGCCACCTACGTGGTCTTCTCGCCGGAGAAGCAGACTTCGGCGGCCTCCATCGCCTCCGCCATGGCCGTGCTCCTTCTCCCGTACTCCCTCGTCGGCCCCTTCGCGGGCGTCCTGCTGGACCGCTGGCAGCGTCGGCAGGTCTTTCTGTACGGCAACCTGCTGCGCGCGGCACTGGCGTGCGTGACGGCGCTTCTGATGCTGAGCCCGGCGCCCGACTGGCTCTTCTACACCTCCGCGCTCTGCGTCACCGCCGTCAACCGCTTCGTCCTGGCCGGGCTGTCGGCCGCGCTGCCCCGTGTCGTCGACAGGGACCGTCTGGTGGTGGCCAACTCGCTCTCACCGACCGCGGGAACGCTCGCGGCCACCGTGGGCGCGGGTCTCGCGTTCGCCGTACGGCTGGTCGTCGCGGACTCCGACGCGGCGGTGGTCCTCGTGGGAGCGGGGCTGTATCTGTGCGCGGCCCTCGCCTCGCTGCGTATCGCCCCGGGAATCCTCGGGCCCGACCAGGAGCTGGTCCGGCCGTACGTGGGCACGGCCCTCGCCGGCACCGCGCGAGGCCTCGCCGGAGGCGTGCGCCATCTCGCGGAGCTCCCACGGCGGGAGGCTGCCTGGGCTCTGACGGCGATGACCCTGATGCGCTTCTGCTACGGCGCCTTGACGGTCATGGTGCTCATGCTCTGCCGCTACGCGTGGGCGTCCGGCTCGGACGACGGGCTCGCGCTCCTTGGACTGGCCGTGGGCGTCTCGGGAGCCGGCTTCTTCGTCGCTGCCGTGGTGACGCCCTGGGCGGCCGGGCGGCTGGGGCCGGGCCGTTGGATCGCCGTCTGCGCCGGCACCGCCGCGGTCCTGGTACCCGCGCTGTGCCTCCTGTTCGCCCCCTCACCCACACTGGGCGCCGCCTTCATGCTGGGCGTGACCACACAGGGCGCGAAGATCGCCACGGACACCATCGTGCAGTCCGCCGTGGACGACGGCTTCCGCGGCAGGATCTTCTCGGTCTACGACGTCCTGTTCAACGTCGCCTTCGTCGGAGCGGCCGCAGTGGCCGCGCTGATGCTGCCTTCTGACGGACGGTCCGTTTCCCTCGTCCTCACCGTTGCGGCGGTCTACGCATCAATTGCGGCCGCTATGGCCCGCTTTGAGACTCGGTGAGTGTCACATCAGGGACACAGAGCCACTTCTGACTACTGAGTTGTCACAGGGGCCCGATAACTTACGTGCGTCTTACGTTCGTGTCGCGCATCTATGTTCCAGGGGGAACTCCAGTGACAACTCCGCCGCCTCAGGGCCAGAACCCGTTCGCGCAGGGGCAGCCGCCGCAGGGCGAGAACCCGTTCGCGCAGGGGCAGCCGCCGCAGGGATACCCGCAGCAGCCGGGCGCCGACTTTGCCCCGGTCCCGCCGCAGCGCCCGAAGCGCAGCATCAAGCAGTACCTGCGCGGCGGCGTCGTAGTCGTTGCCGTCATAGCCGCCGGCGTGGGTTACCTGGCGAGCCGGCACGACCCGGAGACTGCCAAGGTCGGCGACTGCATGAGCATCAGCAACCCGGACAGCAGTACGGACCCGGGCCTGAAGGTCGTGGACTGCGGCGACGCCAAGGCGAAGTTCAAGGTCGCCCAGAAGAAGACCGACGACTCCGGCTGCGACCGCACCAAGTACGCCGAGTACACCGAGACGGGCAAGAACGACTTCACTCTCTGCCTGGAGGAGCTCGCCTCCAAGTAGGACCACGCACAGGCGCGAAGGGGCGGTGTTTCACGTGAAACACGCCCCTTCGCGTTGCCGCCCGTCATGTTTCACGTGAAACATGACGGGCCGGCCACCTCTCAGTCCTGCTCGGCCCACCACTCCTTGAGCGCCGCCACCGCAGCGTCATGCCCCATCGGCCCGTTCTCCAGCCGCAGCTCCAGCAGGAACTTGTAGGCCTGGCCGATCGCGGGGCCGGGTCCGATTCCCAGGACCTCCATGATCTCGTTGCCGTCCAGGTCGGGACGGATCGCGTCGAGCTCTTCCTGCTCCTTGAGCTGGGCGATGCGCTCCTCCAGCCCGTCGTAGGCGCGGGAGAGTGCGGTCGCCTTGCGCTTGTTGCGCGTGGTGCAGTCGGAACGGGTCAGCTTGTGGAGGCGGTCGAGGAGCGGGCCCGCGTCACGCACATAGCGGCGGACGGCGGAGTCCGTCCACTCTCCGGTGCCGTACCCGTGGAAACGCAGATGCAGCTCGACCAGACGGGACACGTCCTTGACGAGGTCGTTCGAGTATTTGAGCGCCGTCATCCGCTTCTTGGTCATCTTGGCGCCCACCATCTCATGGTGGTGGAAGGAGACCCGCCCGTCCTGCTCGAAGCGTCGCGTCCGCGGCTTGCCGATGTCGTGGAGCAGCGCGGCGAGCCTGAGCGTCAGATCGGGCCCGTTCTCCTCCAGCGCCATCGCCTGTTCCAGCACGATCAGCGTGTGCTCGTAGACGTCCTTGTGCCGGTGATGCTCGTCCCTCTCCAGTCGCAGGGCGGGAAGCTCGGGAAGCACGTGCTCCGCGAGCCCGGTGTCCACGAGCAGCGTCAGGCCCTTGCGCGGGTGGGCGGACTGGATCAGCTTGTTCAGCTCCTCCCGCACCCGCTCCGCGGAGACGATCTCGATACGCCCGGCCATGTCCGTCATGGCGGCAACCACCTCGGGCGCCACCTCGAAGTCGAGCTGCGCGGCGAACCGTGCGGCGCGCATCATCCGCAGCGGGTCATCGGAGAAGGACGCTTCCGGGGTGCCCGGGGTACGCAGAACGCGAGCGGCGAGATCGTCCAGACCTCCGTACGGGTCGATGAACTCCTTCTCCGGCAGCGCGACGGCCATCGCGTTCACCGTGAAGTCGCGACGCACGAGGTCTTCCTCGATGGAGTCGCCGTAGGAGACCTCCGGCTTGCGCGAGGTCCGGTCGTACGCCTCGGAGCGGTACGTCGTGATCTCGATCTGGAACGACTGCTCCGCATCGCCCACTCGGGCGTCCTTCTGCGCACCGACCGTGCCGAAGGCGATCCCGACCTCCCACAGGGCGTCCGCCCAGGGCCGGACGATCTTCAGTACGTCCTCGGGCCGGGCGTCCGTCGTGAAGTCCAGGTCATTGCCGAGCCGACCGAGGAGCGCGTCCCGGACCGAGCCGCCGACCAGGGCGAGCGAGAACCCAGCCTCCTGGAAACGGCGGGCGAGCTCGTCGGCGACAGGGGACACCCGCAGCAGTTCACTCACCGCGCGGCGCTGCACCTGGCTCAGGGCACTGGAATTGTCTTCGTTGGCGTTCGGCACAACAGAAAAGGGTACGTGGCCGAGGCGCCGGGAAGCGCCTGGATAAATCCCACACCTGTGCCCCACATTTTTTCGCGGGCAGAATACACGTACATACAGGACAGTCGGCACTCATCCCTGATCTTGTGGACCACTCCGCGGCACTTACGCTCAGCGCACCTCGTTACCATGCGTGGACGCACATTCCGACGACCACTGACGACGACGAGGGACGGGCGAGCGCGTGGCCGAGGCGGCAGACTTCCAAGGGACGAGTCCCTCACCTGCCCGCCGGTGGCTCCGGCGCAGCGGTGCACTGCTGGCCGGGGCGCCGCTGCTGGCCGGGCTGCTCCAGCTGCCCTTGAGTACGCCCTCCCAGGCCGCAGAGAAGGCTTCCGCCGCCACTGGCACAGGGTCCGTGGCCACCGCTTCGGGATCGTCCGGCCCCGTGGACGTCAGCCTCGACTCGCTGGCCCCCAGCGCCCCCACCGACGGTGACACGGTCACGGTCTCGGGCTCGGTCACCAACACGGGCAAGCAGACGGTCACCGACGCCCACGTGGGCATCCGGGTGGGACCGTCCCTGAACACCCGCTCCGCCATCGACACGGTCGCGAAGCGCACCAGCTTCCAGCCGGGCCTCGACACGCTGGAGGTCGGGGGCAAGTACGTCGCCAATGTCACCAAGCTCACCGCGGGCAGCTCGCAGCACTTCAGCATCTCGGTCCCGGTCAAGGATCTCGATCTCGGCTCCGAGGGCGTCTACCAGCTCGGCGTGTCGCTCACGGGCCGGACCACCGCTCAGCCGTGGGACCAGGTCCTCGGTATCGAGCGGACGTTCCTGCCCTGGCAGCCCGAGGCGGCGGACACGAAGACGAGGACGACGTACCTCTGGCCGCTCGTCTCCACCGTCCACCTCACGGCGGAGACGGGTTCGGACGCCCAGCAGACGCCCGTCTTCAAGAACGACGACCTGGCCAAGGAGATCTCCCCGGGCGGCCGCCTGGACCAGCTCCTGTCGCTGGGGAACGAGATCGATGTCACCTGGGTCCTCGACCCGGACCTGCTGGCCTCCGTCGACGCGATGAGGGGCGGTTACCGGATCCAGCAGGAGAACGGCACGACCGTCGCCGGGCGGAACCAGGCGGTGGCCAACGCCTGGCTCGACAAGCTGGAGAAAGCGGTCCAGGGCCAGAGCATCGTGGCCCTGCCGTTCGCCGACCCCGACCTCGCGTCGCTGGCCCACCACGGCAAGGACGTCACCGGTTCCCTGAGCCACCTCAAGGACGCCACCGATGTGGCGGCCGACACGGTGGAGACGATCGTCCACGTGAAGCCGAGCACGGAGTTCGCCTGGCCGGCTGACGGCGCGGTGGACCCGTCGATCATCAAGGTGGCCACGTCGGCCGGCGCGGACAAGGTGATCGCCCGCAGCGACAGCCTGCGTGAGACCGGCGGACTGCCCTACACGCCCAGCGCAGCCCGCCCCATCGGCGGCGGAACCACGGCGGTGGTCGCCGACGAGCGGCTGTCGACCGCGTTCCAGGGCGACATGATGAAGGCGGACGCCTCGACACTCGCCGTTCAGAAGTTCCTCGCGCAGAGCCTGATGATCAACCTTCAGGAGCCGAAGAACGAGCGCAGCATCGTCGTCGCTCCGCAGCGCATGCCCACGGCCAGCCAGGCGCAGTCCATGGCCGAGGCACTGCGGGCGCTCCAGCAGGGGAACTGGTCGCAGTCCCAGGGGCTGACCGAGGCCGCCAAGGCCAAGCCGGACCCCGGCGCCACCACGAAGGTGCCGTCCACGTCCTCGTACCCGCCGGCGCTGCGCAAGCGGGAGCTGCCGCGCTCGGCGTTCGAGAGGATCCAGGCGACCCAGGCCAAGCTCGACAAGTTCCGGATGATCCTGACCGACGAGTCCCGTGTGGTCACGCCGTTCGGACGGGCCATAGAGCGGGGGATGTCGGCGTCCTGGCGCGGTCGGACCACGGAGGCGGCGGCCTTCCGGCAGGGTGTGGAGACCTACCTCGACGGGCTCATGGGCCTGGTGCATCTCATCCAGAAGTCGGACGCGAAGCTGTCCGGGCGCAGCGCCACCATCCCCGTGACCGTCCAGAACAACCTCGTGCAGGGCGTCGGCCATCTGGTGCTGCGGCTCACCTCGCAGCAGCCCACCCGCCTCGAGATCGGCGATGACCCGTACGACGAGCAGCCGATCCAGGTCGCGGGCGAGCACAGCCAGTCGGTCAAGTTCACGACGTCCACCAAAGCCAACGGCCCGGTTCAGGTCGTCGCCCAGCTCTACACGGAGGACGGGCAGCCGTACGGAGACCCGGTTCCCTTCGAGGTGAAGGTCACCGAGATCACCTCCACGGTGATGCTCGTCATCGGCGGCGGCGTCCTGCTTCTCGTGCTCGCCGGTTTCCGGATGTACACGCAGCGTAAGCGCGCGGCGGCCCGGAACGCCGAGGAGGACACGGCGAACGGTCCCGAAGCGGGGGGCGACAGCGAGGTCGCCGAGGGCACCGTGGACACTGACTCCACCGAAGACTCCGAGGCCGGTCCCGAACGGACTTCCGGCCCGGAGTCCGGGGCAGACGACCCGGAGCAGCCGAGTGACCCGACACCGGACACCGCACCGGAAAGCGCCGACCCGTCCGGCACGGGTGAGAGAGTGGACCGTTGAGCGATGTCGTGGCCGGTGGGCCCGGGGACGATGAGGTGGGGTAACCATGAACGCGCCGTACGACGGTGACCGCGGCCAGGGCGCGGGATCCTCGGGCTACCCCGAGGACTACCCGGACCGGGCCGCGGACCGCTCCGGCCGCCCCGAGGGCATGCCGGAGACCGCTCAGATGCCGCCAGGGTCTCCCGCGGACATGTACCTCCAGGACGCCTACGACCAGGATCCGTACCGGGCTCAGGACCTCTCGGCCCAGGACCCGGTGACGGAGGCGCTGTACGACCGTGCCGCGCACCCCCCGCCGGCGCCCGGCACGTACGCCCCCCAGCAGCCTCTGTACGCCCAGCCGCCCGCGTCGCAGTACGCACCCGACCCGCGGCTGTGGGCCCAGACGCCTCCTCCGGAGCCGTCCGGGCCGACGCGTCACCTGCCCTACGGCGACGACGCCCGGACCACCCAGTACGTGGGCGTGGACGATCTGGTCACGCAGGCCGGCGAAGAACAGCATGAGCCCGACGCCTTCGCTCATCTCTTCCGCGATCAGCAGCAGGGTGGCGTCCGTCCTGGCTACGCCTCCCCCGCGGTCCCGGCACCGGCTCCCGAGCCGGCTCCGGCCGCCGCTCAGCCGCCCGCGGCCGCTCCGGCGAAGTCCGGCGGCCGAGCCTCCGGTTTGCTGAAGTCGAGCGCGGTGATGGCGGCGGGCACGCTGGTGTCCCGTCTCACCGGCTTCGTACGGACCATGATCATCACCGCCGCTCTGGGTGCGGCGACACTCGGTGACGCCTGGACGGTCGCCTACACCCTGCCGACGATGATCTACATCCTCACCGTCGGCGGCGGCCTCAACTCGGTCTTCGTACCCCAGCTCGTGCGGTCCATGAAGGAGGACGACGACGGGGGCGAGGCCTACGCCAACCGCCTGCTGACGCTCGTGATGGTCGCCCTCGGTGTGATCGTCACCGCCGCGGTCTTCATCGCGCCGCTGCTGATCCAGCTGATGTCGTCGCCCATCGCGAGCGACCCCGCGGCCAACAACGTGGCCGTCACGTTCGCCCGCTACTGCCTGCCCACGATCTTCTTCATGGGCGTGCACGTGGTCATGGGCCAGATCCTCAACGCCCGCGGCAAGTTCGGCGCGATGATGTGGACCCCGGTCCTGAACAACATCGTCATGATCTTCACGTTCGGCATGTTCCTCTGGGTCTACGGCACCGCCCGGCACTCCGGGATCTCGGTGACCAACATCCCGCCGGACGGCATCCGCCTGCTGGGCATCGGCACCCTGCTCGGTCTGGTCGTCCAGGCCACGGCGATGGTTCCGTATCTGCGCGAGGCAGGCTTCCGGTTCCGTCCGCGCTTCGACTGGCGGGGCCACGGCCTCGGCAAGGCCATCAAGCTCGCCAAGTGGACCGTGCTCTTCGTGCTCGCCAACCAGGCCGGCGTCCTCGTCGTCACGCAGCTGGCCACGGCGGCAGGCAAGGCCTCGGGCAAGAGCGGCGCGGGCATCATGGCCTACGCCAACGCCCAGCTCATCTGGGGCATGCCGCAGGCGATCATCACGGTCTCCGTCATGGCGGCCATGCTCCCGCGGATCTCACGAGCGGCCCACGACGGAGACCCGGGAGCCGTCCGTGACGACATCTCGCAGGGTCTGCGGACCTCGGCCGTCGCGATCGTCCCGGTGGCCTTCATGTTCCTCGCCCTGGGCATCCCCATGTGCACCCTGCTCTTCGGCTCCAGCGGCCTCGAGTCCGCCGAATCCCAGGGCTACGTCCTCATGGCCTTCGCCCTCGGCCTGATCCCGTTCTCGGTGCAGTACGTGATCCTGCGCGGCTTCTACGCCTACGAGGACACCCGTACGCCGTTCTACAACACGGTCATCGTGGCCGCCGTCAACGCGGCGGCATCGGCCGTCTGTTACATGATCCTGCCCGCGCAGTGGGCGGTCGTCGGCATGGCCGGCGCGTACGGCCTGGCGTACGCCGTGGGCGTCGGAGTGGCCTGGCAGCGACTGCGCAGGCGGCTGGGCGGCGACCTGGACGGTGCCCGCGTGCTGCGCACGTACGCCCGTCTGTGCCTGGCCTCCGTCCCTGGCGCCGTGGTGGGCGGCACCGTAGGCTTCGCGATCACCCAGGTCCTCGGACATGGCGTGATCGGTTCGATCGCGGCGCTCGTCTTCGGATCGGTCGCCCTGCTCGGTGTCTTCTACGTCGCGGCGCGCAAGATGCGCATCGAAGAACTCAACTCAATGGTCGGAATGGTCCGCGGGCGCCTGGGGCGCTGAGGCGGGGGTACGCGCACAACCATCGTCCGTCGCCGTGTGTCGTGCATAGCGTCGGACTGTGGGCACAATTGGTTTCTGCGTCGGACAGCACGCAATGGATGGGGAGGCAGGGACGACGGTGGCGGAACGGAGCACGGCTGCCGTCGACGTGGCAGACAACAGCGGTGACGAACCGCTGACCGCCAAGGCGGACCAGACCACGTCCGACGGGGTGGCCCTCAACCGGGAGCGGGAAACGGACAGCGAAGAGGCACAGGGGAGCGGCGGGACCGAGGGTCCCGGAAAGGCCTCACCGCCCGAACTGCACAGCGGTCACAAACTCGCCAGGCGCTACCGCCTCGAAGAGTGCGTCACCCGACTGGACGGTTTCAGCAGTTGGCGCGCGATGGACGAGAAACTCCGTCGCGCCGTCGGGGTGCACCTGCTGCCCGCCGATCATCCGCGTGCCCGCTCCGTACTGGCGGCGGCCCGTTCCTCCGCCCTGCTGGGCGATCCCCGGTTCGTCCAGGTCCTGGACGCGGTCGAGGAGAACGATCTCGTCTACGTGGTGCACGAGTGGCTGCCGGACGCCACGGAACTCACGGCTCTCCTCGCCTCGGGTCCCCTCGAGGTGCACGAGGCCTACCAGATGGTCAGTCAGGTCTCGGGGGCCATGGCCGCCGCACACCGCGAGGGCCTCGCCCATCTCAAGCTGACCCCGGGCGCCGTGCTGCGCACGTCCACCGGCCAGTGGCGCATCCGCGGGCTCGCCGTGAACGCGGCACTGCGCGGCATCAGTTCGGACACCCCGCAGCGCACCGACACCGAAGCGATCGGCGCACTCCTGTACGCCGTCCTCACCCAGCGCTGGCCGTACGAGAGCGATGCCTACGGCCTGTCAGGACTGCCCAAGGGCGTCGGTCTCATCGCACCCGACCAGGTGCGTGCCGGAGTCCACCGGGGCCTGTCGGAGCTCGCCATGCGCGCGCTCGCCAACGACGGTGCGACCGCCTCCCGCCACGAGTCCCCGTGCACCACGCCGGAGGAGCTCGTGAAGGCGATCAGCGAGATGCCCCGCATCCGCCCGCCGGAGCCCGCCTTCACCGCACCGCCCGAGTACCAGCGCACGACGTACCAGCAGGGCACGTACGGGCGTCAGTCGCCCCGTCCGGGCGCCACCCAGCCCTTGCCGACTCCGCCGCCCCCGCTGCAGAGCCGTACCGGTACGGCCC includes:
- a CDS encoding protein kinase family protein; this translates as MAERSTAAVDVADNSGDEPLTAKADQTTSDGVALNRERETDSEEAQGSGGTEGPGKASPPELHSGHKLARRYRLEECVTRLDGFSSWRAMDEKLRRAVGVHLLPADHPRARSVLAAARSSALLGDPRFVQVLDAVEENDLVYVVHEWLPDATELTALLASGPLEVHEAYQMVSQVSGAMAAAHREGLAHLKLTPGAVLRTSTGQWRIRGLAVNAALRGISSDTPQRTDTEAIGALLYAVLTQRWPYESDAYGLSGLPKGVGLIAPDQVRAGVHRGLSELAMRALANDGATASRHESPCTTPEELVKAISEMPRIRPPEPAFTAPPEYQRTTYQQGTYGRQSPRPGATQPLPTPPPPLQSRTGTALKWAVSALLIAALGLGSWQLADALMDHDKADDTKQTQTTDGNEKDGTKPEPAKPIAISGARDFDPFGDGSEKPSDIDKIYDSASGTYWQTDFYKSADFGRLKPGLGVILDLGKAQQVGKVTVSFVGATSVELRAASGDTATEPPSFNSYTKVANGSGTAVSLKPVKPLKTRYLLVWLTQLPQTDDGTYRGRVVDVKVTS